A window of the Salarias fasciatus chromosome 7, fSalaFa1.1, whole genome shotgun sequence genome harbors these coding sequences:
- the stoml1 gene encoding stomatin-like protein 1, giving the protein MMFRKSYELLPQRDSVTPRTSGLFTDSSRFTHSFDYIPKISENDFTDTSQGWLSWICNIIVISFIYICTFITFPITGWFVLKTVPNYQRIVVFRLGRVCPPKGPGIVLVLPLIDQWQRVDLRTRAFNTPPCQVTTRDGGTVLVGADIQFRIWNPVMSVVSVQDLNASTRMTAQNALTHSLAKKTVREIQTERVKLGEYLGVDINEMTRPWGLEVDRVELTLGSLLRPPGEASSGPLIMPPSAPGLQDITGPIQQLALHFLTPSGSSQPQQDDLLTFQDETSSASEAAITKPGSVEELLSRVKLLLSETLVHQVGASFQFHITSGDGQEHSYYMDLSQGSGAAGAGSLVQEPDATLSMTDCDLLAMFEGTLQPFPAYASGRLKVQGDISSAMKLKEVVKLLKQHSQ; this is encoded by the exons ATGATGTTCAGGAAGTCGTATGAGCTGCTCCCTCAGAGGGACTCCGTTACTCCGAGGACTTCTGGTCTGTTTACGGACTCCAGCAGATTCACGCACTCCTTCGACTACATCCCCAAAATCTCTGAAAACGACTTCACCG ACACCTCTCAAGGATGGTTGTCGTGGATCTGTAACATCATTGTCATCTCCTTCATTTATATCTGCACCTTCATAACTTTTCCAATAACAGGATGGTTTGTATTGAAA aCGGTTCCGAACTATCAGAGGATAGTTGTGTTCCGTCTGGGTCGAGTTTGCCCTCCAAAGGGCCCTGGTATTGTCCTTGTATTGCCCCTCATTGATCAGTGGCAGAGAGTGGACCTGCGGACCCGTGCTTTCAACACCCCTCCTTGTCAG GTGACAACTCGGGATGGCGGCACGGTGTTGGTGGGCGCAGACATCCAGTTCAGGATCTGGAACCCCGTCATGTCAGTGGTGTCGGTCCAGGACTTGAACGCCTCCACCAGGATGACGGCGCAGAATGCTCTGACCCACAGTCTGGCTAAAAAAACTGTCAGAGAGATCCAGACCGAGAGAGTGAAACTTGGGGAATATCTCGGG gtgGACATTAATGAGATGACTCGCCCTTGGGGCCTGGAGGTGGACCGGGTGGAGCTTACACTGGGTTCTCTGCTGAGACCTCCCGGAGAGGCCTCCTCCGGGCCTCTCATCATGCCTCCATCTGCACCTGGACTTCAAGACATCACTGGCCCAATTCAGCAGTTGGCTTTGCACTTTCTGACCCCCAGTGGGAGTTCACAGCCTCAACAGG atgACTTGTTGACATTTCAAGATGAGACCAGCAGTGCCTCCGAGGCTGCCATCACCAAACCAGGCTCTGTTGAAGAGCTGCTCAGCAGAGtcaagctgctgctctctgagaCTTTGGTTCATCAGGTTGGAGCTTCTTTCCAGTTTCACATCACGTCAGGAGACGGACAAGAGCACAGCTACTACATGGACCTCAGCCAAG GGAGTGGGGCGGCTGGAGCAGGGTCCTTGGTTCAGGAGCCTGACGCGACGCTGAGCATGACTGACTGTGACCTCCTGGCCATGTTTGAAGGGACTCTTCAGCCATTTCCTGCTTACGCCAGCGGCAGACTCAAAGTTCAGGGAGACATTTCGAGTGCAATGAAGCTGAAAGAAGTCGTAAAACTCCTCAAACAGCATTCACAGTAA
- the LOC115391621 gene encoding photoreceptor-specific nuclear receptor-like yields MEEHMIKMKMFSSDNSNNFTQQSADGTETEKSPGKGLGQGLLCKVCSDSSSGKHYGIYACNGCSGFFKRSVRRRLIYRCQAGTGRCPVDKAHRNQCQACRLKKCLQAGMNKDAVQNERQPRSTAHVSLDSINVDTKKEHLATTQELNSSDSYSSVICRPMVTSSVSTPAPTQPCSNQNNNHRFMVSLLTAETCAKLEPEDVEENIDVTTNDSERGQTPFDCRLSPYTSGCSESVYETSARLLFMSVKWAKNLPVFAHLPFRDQVILLEEAWSEMFLLCAIQWSLSMDSCPLLSLPDVSPSQQSRSSPHTADLQILEELFGRFKSLAVDPTEFACLKAIVLFKPETRSLKDPEQVENLQDQSQVLLGQHIHSVYPSQSARFGRLLLLLPSLHFVSSDKIEHLFFRRTIGSTPMEKLLCDMFKN; encoded by the exons ATGGAGGAGCACATGATCAAGATGAAGATGTTTTCATCAGATAACTCCAATAACTTCACACAACAGAGTGCAGATGGGACGGAAACAG AAAAAAGCCCAGGTAAAGGACTCGGCCAAGGCCTGCTCTGTAAAGTGTGCTCTGATTCAAGCAGTGGAAAACATTACGGCATTTATGCCTGCAACGGCTGCAGTGGCTTCTTCAAACGCAGCGTGAGGCGGAGACTCATCTACAG GTGTCAGGCAGGTACTGGCAGGTGTCCTGTTGACAAGGCCCATCGCAACCAGTGCCAAGCTTGCAGACTGAAAAAGTGTCTTCAAGCTGGAATGAACAAAGATG CGGTGCAGAATGAGAGACAGCCTCGGAGTACAGCTCACGTCAGCCTGGACTCCATCAACGTGGACACGAAAAAGGAGCACCTGGCCACAACACAGGAGCTCAACTCCTCCGACAGCTACTCGTCGGTCATCTGCAGGCCGATGGTCACTTCGTCCGTCAGCACTCCCGCTCCCACACAGCCCTGCAGCAACCAGAACAACAACCACCGCTTCATGGTCAGCTTGCTGACCGCAGAGACCTGTGCCAAACTGGAGCCAGAGGACG TGGAGGAGAACATTGATGTGACAACAAATGATTCAGAGAGAGGCCAGACTCCCTTCGACTGTCGCCTGTCTCCGTACACCTCCGGCTGTTCGGAGAGTGTTTATGAAACATCAGCGCGACTCCTCTTCATGTCGGTCAAGTGGGCGAAAAATTTACCGGTATTTGCTCATTTGCCGTTTCGAGACCAG GTGATTCTTCTCGAAGAAGCTTGGAGTGAGATGTTCCTCCTGTGTGCGATCCAGTGGTCTCTGTCCATGGACAGCtgtcctcttctgtctctgccGGATGTTTCGCCctcacagcagagcaggagcagccCTCACACCGCCGACCTCCAGATTCTGGAAGAGCTCTTTGGCCGTTTCAAGTCCCTGGCCGTCGATCCCACTGAGTTTGCCTGCCTGAAGGCCATCGTCCTGTTCAAGCCAG AGACAAGAAGCCTGAAAGACCCAGAGCAGGTGGAGAATCTGCAGGACCAGTCCCAGGTGCTGCTGGGCCAGCACATCCATTCAGTGTACCCCAGCCAGAGTGCGAG GTTTGGGaggctgttactgctgctgccgTCCCTCCACTTCGTGAGTTCGGACAAAATAGAGCATCTCTTCTTCCGCAGGACGATTGGGAGCACACCCATGGAGAAACTGCTGTGTGACATGttcaaaaactaa